One segment of Panicum virgatum strain AP13 chromosome 1K, P.virgatum_v5, whole genome shotgun sequence DNA contains the following:
- the LOC120712005 gene encoding uncharacterized protein LOC120712005 yields MAPFMDLRAFILRARVLKLYSQALRIIRRAPEHAQDELRQTTRAEFGKYRHCDDTQKIRFLISEGKQRLKGLDELLDMTGHS; encoded by the exons ATGGCGCCTTTCATGGATTTACGGGCTTTCATCTTGCGTGCACGTGTCTTAAAGCTTTATAGTCAGGCACTGCGAATTATTCGTCGAGCCCCTGAACATGCCCAAG ATGAGTTGAGGCAGACCACAAGGGCCGAGTTTGGGAAATATCGCCATTGTGATGATACTCAAAAGATTAGGTTTTTGATTAGTGAAGGGAAGCAGAGACTAAAAGGTCTTGATGAACTGCTTGACATGACAGGGCACAGCTAA
- the LOC120657423 gene encoding E3 ubiquitin-protein ligase EL5-like, translated as MAQVWAVSLAVASLAIGMLGVLGVWLCYLFDAVARGRAPRTPPPTPQAASEEEEEDGKNGLSEAELMRLGGVAVLESTDGGEEEGEGEALCPICLDAMEPGRAVRVLPGCNRAFHQDCVDRWLAISPRCPVCNVWAAPPRSPASSPRVPKTGGWDS; from the coding sequence CGTCGCTCGCCATCGGCATGCTCGGGGTGCTCGGCGTCTGGCTCTGCTACCTCTTCGACGCTGTGGCGCGGGGCCGCGCGCCCCGGACCCCGCCGCCCACGCCCCAGGCGGcgtccgaggaggaggaggaggacggcaaGAACGGGCTCTCGGAGGCGGAGCTGATGCGGCTCGGCGGGGTCGCCGTGCTGGAGTCCACGGatggcggggaggaggagggggagggggaggcgctcTGCCCGATCTGCCTCGACGCCATGGAGCCCGGCCGCGCCGTGCGTGTGCTCCCCGGCTGCAACCGCGCCTTCCACCAGGACTGTGTCGACCGGTGGCTCGCCATCTCGCCGCGCTGCCCTGTATGTAACGTCTGGGCCGCGCCGCCACGGTCGCCCGCGTCCTCGCCGCGGGTGCCAAAGACCGGCGGCTGGGATTCTTGA